One window of the Pyrus communis chromosome 17, drPyrComm1.1, whole genome shotgun sequence genome contains the following:
- the LOC137721777 gene encoding uncharacterized protein, translating into MSCERSKTLHDHPLNFWKFLTRAIDVFSLAMKTTLALCSVASISLIFYFASISLIFYFAFSNLSHNFSPHPNVVTDFNHNGISADGHEKTNISHILFGIGGSVESWDKRRSYTELWWKPNVTRGFVWLDEKPSPNMTWVETLPQYRVSEDTSRFKYSCPYGSRSAVRMARIVKESFQLGLENVRWFVMGDDDTVYFPDNLVSVLAKYDHNQMYYIGGNSESVEQDVIHSYTMAYGGGGFAISYPLAAVLVKILDGCIDRYDKLYGSDQKIQGCLSEIGVPLTKELGFHQLDIRGNPYGLLAAHPLTPLVSLHHLDYVESIFPNLNPIDSVKKLVSGYKVDPGRTVQHSFCYDVRRNWSVSVSWGYTVQLYPFFVTAKKLETALQTFWTWKNWDARLFTFNTQPVSSDPCERSVVYMLDRVESVGGGETLTTYKRYNIDKGENDCIRSDYTHALKVEAFNVSAPKFNPDLWNKAPRRQCCEIINGTKGADRVVQVQIRSCNGFESVTPP; encoded by the exons atgTCTTGTGAAAGATCAAAAACCCTTCACGACCACCCTTTAAATTTCTGGAAATTCCTAACCAGAGCCATTGATGTCTTCTCTCTCGCCATGAAAACAACCCTAGCTCTTTGCTCCGTGGCTTCCATCTCTCTCATCTTCTACTTCGCTTCCATCTCTCTCATCTTCTACTTCGCCTTCTCAAACCTTTCCCATAATTTCTCTCCACACCCCAATGTAGTCACCGACTTCAATCACAACGGCATCTCCGCCGACGGTCACGAAAAGACAAATATTTCACACATTCTGTTTGGCATCGGAGGCTCTGTGGAGTCGTGGGACAAACGCCGAAGCTACACCGAGTTGTGGTGGAAGCCTAACGTCACCCGCGGGTTCGTTTGGCTGGACGAGAAACCATCCCCAAACATGACGTGGGTGGAGACCCTTCCACAGTACAGAGTCTCCGAGGACACGTCACGGTTCAAGTACTCGTGTCCGTATGGTTCACGGTCGGCGGTTCGGATGGCGAGAATCGTGAAAGAGAGCTTCCAGCTAGGTTTAGAAAATGTGAGGTGGTTTGTTATGGGGGACGATGATACGGTGTATTTCCCCGATAACTTAGTTTCAGTGTTAGCGAAATACGATCACAATCAGATGTACTATATTGGCGGGAACTCGGAGAGTGTGGAGCAAGATGTGATCCACTCATACACTATGGCTTACGGCGGTGGCGGGTTTGCCATTAGTTACCCGTTGGCTGCTGTGCTTGTTAAAATTTTGGACGGCTGCATTGATCGGTATGATAAACTCTACGGCTCGGATCAAAAGATCCAGGGTTGCTTGAGCGAGATTGGAGTGCCGCTAACAAAAGAGCTCGGCTTTCACCAACTTGATATACGGGGCAACCCGTATGGTTTGCTAGCGGCGCACCCTCTGACCCCGTTGGTGTCACTCCACCATTTGGACTATGTGGAGTCGATATTTCCAAACCTGAACCCGATTGACTCGGTCAAGAAGTTGGTTAGCGGGTACAAAGTGGATCCGGGCCGGACCGTACAACATAGTTTTTGTTACGACGTGAGGCGTAATTGGTCTGTTTCGGTGTCTTGGGGCTACACGGTGCAGTTGTATCCGTTTTTTGTGACGGCTAAGAAGCTGGAAACCGCGTTGCAGACGTTTTGGACGTGGAAGAACTGGGACGCGCGCCTATTCACGTTTAATACCCAACCCGTCAGTTCGGACCCGTGTGAGAGATCGGTTGTGTACATGTTAGATCGGGTTGAAAGTGTTGGTGGGGGTGAGACCCTGACTACTTACAAGAGGTACAATATTGACAAAGGGGAAAACGATTGCATCCGAAGTGACTATACTCATGCTTTGAAAGTTGAGGCTTTCAATGTCTCAGCTCCCAAATTCAACCCAGACTTGTGGAATAAG GCGCCACGTAGACAGTGTTGCGAGATCATCAATGGCACAAAAGGAGCTGACAGAGTTGTACAAGTCCAAATTAGAAGCTGCAATGGCTTTGAGAGTGTGACTCCTCCGTAA